The Acidaminococcales bacterium DNA window CTTGCCAAAAAGATGCCTTGGTGATATACTTACATGGCGATCCCCTGCCCTTAGCGATAAGGGCCAATGTCCACAGAGGAGGTGATTTCGTGAGAGAGTACGAAGTCATGTTTATTGTAAAGCCGTTGGAAGACGAGCAAACGGAAGCGGTCATCGGCAAGTTTGAAAGTCTCATAACGGCCAATGGCGGCACGATCAACAAAATTGACCGCTGGGGCAAAAGGCGTCTGGCCTATGAGATCAAAGATCTCTGGGAGGGCTTTTATTGCCTCGTTTTCTTCAGCGGCGAAGCGGCTGTCGTGG harbors:
- the rpsF gene encoding 30S ribosomal protein S6 → MREYEVMFIVKPLEDEQTEAVIGKFESLITANGGTINKIDRWGKRRLAYEIKDLWEGFYCLVFFSGEAAVVAELDRVLKITDDILRHMIVKVDA